A genomic window from Triticum urartu cultivar G1812 chromosome 7, Tu2.1, whole genome shotgun sequence includes:
- the LOC125525387 gene encoding disease resistance RPP13-like protein 4, which produces MAMVLDAFASYLVDMLTQAARDEVKTMLGVSGEIDKMGEKLRDLKNFMVDADRRNITDETVREWVGQLKRAMYEATDILDLCQLKAMEHGSSSVNAGCFNPLLFCMRNPFHAREIGTRIKALNQRLDDVKERSVALNFINLGSYGDHNSNAHASRHGNPSRETVGDFDRSAIVGDKIEEDTRALVAQIMQTGKDVNNDIIVVAIVGVGGIGKTTLAQKVFNDDAIQGGFSKKIWLSVNQNFSEVELLRRAIIAAGGNAELAGNAKDALHRALVQALKDHKTLLVMDDVWDKGAWEGVLKIPLANAAASGSRVLITTREGRVAQGMTAIQPYYHVDTLAPDDAWSLLKKQVHSSEIDEDHINMLKDIGLKIIQKCGFLPVAIKVMGGLLRERGGLRHDWQQVLDDSKWSTTKMPDELNHTVYLSYVYMPSYLKQCFLYYSLLPKSRIFTMDEVVAMWISEGFIHGNSNDLEELGTNYYKELISRNLIEPDKAYAHIWVCSMHDVVRSFAQYMTKDEALVAQDGDNDILSKLSSQNFLRLSIEANQSQSGELDSKSLQVQKSMRTLISTIQIKMKPGDLLATFSSLRTLHMESSDMAVLLELLHQLKHLRYLTLVNADISVLPGNIGKMKLLQFLDLRGCTRLVNLPDSIVKLGQLRFLSLPEACMVPRGFSGLTNMRRLRMFRAHMDGDWCSLDELGPVSQLRLLGLTELENVSATSFAANARLSEKMHLIRLLLHCTSRLGDDVLVKEKDGVSEEEQQRIEKVYDKLYPPPGVEVLQIKGYFGRQLPSWMMSTSVVPLNNLKTILFHDLACCAQLPNGLCQLPGLEVLQVSRAPCIKHVGTGFLHAATASFPRLNEMILYGMVEWEEWEWEEKVKAMRRLKKLVLKKCRLRHVPPGLASNASSLKILCLQHVKYLSYIESFPSVVELTVNGCPDLERITNFPNLQMLTIVNCPKLKVLEQIASLERLILEDYTMLKLPEYMRDIKPRHFQLFCRLWLLSSIAAGQSGTEWDKFSQAEHVKAYARDGDNSRKWYVLYTRGDNCKLDSNISSSTIFEETLSSSMVDAQGFDSLYKMRSTFSYVCNLVRIPFLEDMMARDHTFVDGRFLSLQDRVAVALRVLNNSSTTSSAIST; this is translated from the exons ATGGCGATGGTGTTGGATGCATTTGCGTCCTACCTGGTGGACATGCTCACGCAGGCAGCAAGAGATGAGGTGAAGACGATGTTGGGCGTCTCCGGCGAGATTGACAAGATGGGAGAGAAGCTTCGGGACCTCAAGAATTTCATGGTCGATGCTGATAGGAGGAACATCACTGATGAAACTGTTCGAGAGTGGGTTGGGCAGCTCAAGCGTGCTATGTACGAAGCTACTGACATCCTTGACCTCTGCCAGCTCAAGGCCATGGAGCATGGATCATCCTCGGTTAATGCAGGGTGTTTCAATCCCTTGCTTTTCTGCATGCGAAACCCCTTTCATGCTCGTGAGATCGGCACCCGCATCAAGGCGCTGAACCAGAGGCTTGATGACGTCAAGGAACGCAGCGTTGCTTTGAACTTCATCAATCTCGGGTCCTACGGGGATCATAACAGCAACGCCCATGCCTCTCGCCATGGTAATCCAAGCCGGGAGACAGTAGGGGACTTTGACCGGTCGGCTATTGTTGGAGACAAGATTGAAGAAGACACAAGAGCACTGGTGGCCCAGATCATGCAGACGGGAAAGGATGTCAACAATGACATCATAGTGGTCGCTATCGTAGGTGTTGGTGGGATCGGCAAGACCACCCTCGCCCAGAAGGTCTTCAATGATGATGCCATCCAAGGCGGGTTCAGCAAAAAGATATGGTTGAGCGTGAACCAAAATTTCAGTGAGGTTGAGCTGCTGAGAAGAGCCATCATCGCTGCCGGTGGAAATGCCGAGCTGGCTGGAAATGCAAAGGACGCGCTTCACCGAGCCCTAGTGCAGGCCTTGAAGGACCACAAGACCTTGCTGGTAATGGACGATGTGTGGGACAAAGGAGCTTGGGAGGGTGTGCTCAAAATACCCTTAGCCAATGCTGCGGCTTCAGGTAGCCGTGTGCTCATCACAACTAGAGAAGGACGCGTCGCCCAAGGGATGACAGCTATACAGCCCTACTACCATGTTGACACATTAGCACCTGATGACGCTTGGTCATTGCTCAAGAAGCAG GTACACTCAAGTGAGATAGATGAAGACCACATCAATATGCTAAAGGATATCGGACTGAAAATTATACAAAAATGTGGTTTCTTACCAGTTGCCATTAAAGTAATGGGAGGACTCTTGCGTGAAAGAGGGGGGCTACGGCATGACTGGCAGCAGGTTTTGGATGATTCTAAATGGTCAACAACTAAAATGCCCGATGAGCTCAACCACACGGTATACTTAAGCTATGTATATATGCCTTCCTACCTGAAGCAGTGCTTTCTGTACTACTCTCTTCTTCCTAAAAGTAGAATTTTTACTATGGATGAAGTTGTTGCAATGTGGATTAGTGAAGGATTTATTCATGGAAATTCTAATGATTTAGAAGAATTGGGAACAAATTACTACAAGGAGTTGATATCTAGGAACCTTATAGAGCCAGATAAAGCGTATGCTCATATATGGGTTTGCAGCATGCATGATGTTGTTCGCTCATTTGCTCAGTATATGACTAAAGATGAAGCACTCGTGGCTCAAGATGGAGACAATGATATTCTTTCTAAACTTAGTTCACAAAACTTTCTTCGGTTGTCCATAGAAGCTAACCAATCACAATCAGGTGAACTTGATTCAAAATCTCTacaggtgcagaaatcaatgagAACATTGATCTCAACTATCCAGATTAAGATGAAGCCTGGTGATTTATTGGCTACTTTTTCTAGTTTGCGGACTCTGCATATGGAATCTTCAGATATGGCTGTATTGCTGGAATTGTTGCATCAACTCAAGCACCTGAGGTATCTAACACTAGTAAATGCGGATATATCTGTACTTCCAGGAAACATTGGCAAGATGAAACTGTTGCAATTCCTTGACCTTCGTGGATGTACAAGATTGGTGAATCTTCCTGATAGCATTGTGAAGCTTGGCCAGTTGAGGTTCCTTTCACTTCCCGAAGCATGTATGGTACCTAGAGGGTTTAGTGGTCTGACAAATATGAGGAGACTACGTATGTTTCGAGCCCACATGGATGGTGATTGGTGCAGTTTGGATGAGTTGGGTCCTGTTTCCCAACTCAGACTTCTTGGATTAACTGAATTAGAGAATGTATCTGCTACCTCGTTTGCTGCTAATGCTAGGCTCAGCGAGAAGATGCATCTTATCAGGCTACTCCTGCACTGCACCAGTAGATTGGGAGATGATGTGTTGGTCAAAGAGAAGGATGGTGTCTCTGAGGAAGAGCAACAACGAATTGAGAAGGTTTACGATAAGCTCTACCCTCCACCTGGTGTAGAAGTTCTTCAAATCAAGGGGTATTTTGGCCGGCAACTCCCGAGCTGGATGATGTCCACATCAGTGGTGCCCCTCAACAACTTGAAGACTATATTGTTTCATGATCTGGCTTGTTGCGCACAACTTCCCAATGGGTTGTGCCAGCTCCCCGGTCTGGAGGTTCTACAGGTCTCTCGTGCTCCATGCATCAAACATGTGGGGACTGGATTCTTGCATGCGGCAACAGCTTCATTTCCAAGGTTAAATGAAATGATCTTGTATGGAATGGTGGAATGGGAGGAGTGGGAGTGGGAGGAGAAAGTAAAAGCCATGCGCCGTTTGAAGAAGCTTGTGCTCAAAAAATGCAGACTGAGGCATGTTCCTCCAGGCCTTGCATCCAATGCAAGCTCATTGAAAATATTATGTCTACAACATGTCAAGTACCTCAGCTACATTGAGAGCTTTCCTTCTGTTGTTGAGCTTACAGTGAATGGATGCCCTGACCTGGAGAGGATCACCAATTTCCCCAATCTGCAGATGCTTACCATCGTGAACTGCCCAAAGTTGAAGGTGCTGGAGCAGATTGCTTCACTCGAGAGGCTGATCCTGGAGGATTACACCATGTTAAAACTCCCAGAATACATGCGAGACATAAAGCCAAGGCATTTCCAGCTATTCTGCAGGCTATGGTTGCTCTCTTCGATAGCCGCGGGACAATCTGGCACTGAGTGGGACAAGTTCAGCCAAGCGGAGCATGTCAAGGCATATGCACGTGATGGAGACAACTCAAGAAAATGGTATGTTTTGTACACGAGAGGAGACAACTGCAAGTTGGATTCAAATATTAGCAGCTCTACCATATTTGAAG AAACCTTATCATCTTCTATGGTGGATGCACAAGGATTTGACTCTCTGTACAAAATGAGAAGTACCTTCAGTTACGTCTGCAACTTGGTGAGGATCCCATTTTTGGAAGATATGATGGCAAGGGACCACACCTTTGTTGATGGGAGATTCCTGTCTTTGCAAGATAGAGTAGCTGTCGCTCTGAGGGTACTGAACAACAGTAGCACGACCTCATCAGCAATTTCCACATAG